A genomic segment from Triticum dicoccoides isolate Atlit2015 ecotype Zavitan chromosome 1A, WEW_v2.0, whole genome shotgun sequence encodes:
- the LOC119366190 gene encoding probable calcium-binding protein CML22: MNWHSPNVGVFGKIAFQVEWRWDPEELRLLQVSIHADFLGGKFFRGQELGCSYCQYHLRSVTMNNQFFEEWIETELFQSNTCRDKRKNEEMGGAASRLAAPIKHRRVERELDNKVAEALRERAKARKKTFRSVNSITMRLPRFKDGLKDIRDVFDLYDTDSNGTIDNEELRSCLSKLEVRMSEKEADDVHRYCDVDSRKGIQFQEFVVLICLMYLLFGPNVTRRVSEFESDKLNYIFDELIDAFLFFNRDGDGKVTRKDVTQRMNEESDRERTPTHITTQLFKEMDLNKNGKVNLKEFLFSMIRWAGLEPEEGDESNDTSL; the protein is encoded by the exons ATGAATTGGCACTCACCTAATGTTGGTGTTTTCGGAAAAATAGCATTCCAGGTGGAGTGGAGATGGGATCCAGAGGAGCTACGTTTGCTCCAAGTCAGCATTCATGCAGATTTTTTGGGGGGTAAATTCTTCAG AGGTCAGGAGCTGGGATGTTCTTACTGCCAGTATCATCTTAGATCGGTGACTATGAACAATCAATTCTTCGAAGAATGGATTGAGACAGAACTCTTTCAATCAAATACTTGTAGGGACAAACGAAAGAATGAAG AGATGGGGGGCGCGGCGTCGAGGCTCGCCGCCCCGATAAAGCACCGGCGGGTGGAGAGGGAGCTGGACAACAAGGTGGCGGAGGCGCTGCGGGAGCGGGCCAAGGCGAGGAAGAAGACGTTCCGGTCGGTGAACAGCATCACCATGCGCCTCCCTCGCTTCAAGGACGGCCTCAAGGACATCCGGGACGTCTTCGACCTCTACG ACACGGACTCCAACGGGACGATCGACAACGAGGAGCTGCGGAGCTGCCTGAGCAAGCTCGAGGTGCGGATGTCGGAGAAGGAAGCCGACGACGTGCACCGCTACTGCGACGTCGACAGCCGCAAGGGGATCCAGTTCCAGGAGTTCGTCGTCCTCATCTGCCTCATGTACCTGCTCTTCGGCCCAAACGTCACGCGCCGG GTTTCCGAGTTCGAGTCGGACAAGCTCAACTACATCTTCGACGAGCTCATCGACGCCTTCCTCTTCTTCAACAGGGACGGCGACGGCAAGGTGACCAGGAAAGACGTCACCCAGAGGATGAACGAGGAGTCTGACCGGGAGAGGACGCCCACTCACATCACCACACAGCTCTTCA AGGAGATGGACCTGAACAAGAACGGCAAGGTGAACCTCAAGGAGTTCCTCTTCTCCATGATCAGATGGGCAGGGCTCGAGCCCGAGGAAGGAGATGAAAGCAACGACACTTCTCTGTAG
- the LOC119366180 gene encoding nucleolar MIF4G domain-containing protein 1-like codes for MTGKEEQKSRKEKRKEARSEKHKLRFLSWVQHQGGKNKKTTVVSMEPSPAEEVKPKKEPKKRRREPEDSHKPKSKFQEYLEMEMGGAAVGREEDLEMEKKLAKKLRVKKGKLGGPDDGMDDLFADLGFCGDYGSDGETKDTKPEKKKRSRKNKNVKDDAMEEGSGKVVDDNKVDKKKKKRKNKKVKDDASEEPGGGGVEMAEESDVSVHESEDEEPNVVETPPVSKAKYVPPSLRAISSSESEEISLLRRRVRGLLNRLSESNVESITQEVAAIFRSVPRGIGCQLIGDEVLASCSRGPRGNEQYAAVFAAFIAGMTCLVGMDFSAKILSSLAKSFEDEHSKDDGLSVRNLMLLFSYLCIFDVIACDLVYDLLSVLSERLTELDVSTVLTILQCCGMKLRGDDPGAMKDFVLSIQNSVRQSKLRSAGREDGKADLHSKRMEFMLETICDIKNNKKRSKEDPSQHTRVKKWLQKLKSEDILLRGLKWSKLLDPEKKGQWWLSGDVSSTAGNVEDVAAVISKEVVEAQKLVQLAAAQRMNTDIRRAIFCIIMSAEDYVDAFDKILRLDLSGKQDREIMRVIVDCCLQEKTFNKYYTVLASKLCSHDKNHKFSLQYCIWDRFKELDEMELSRSMNLAKLVAEMLANFSLSLATLKVVNLANPVEMTPKKTMHFRMMFETLMQKEDSLMWNVFTRIAGNPELELLRDGIVMFVRQHVIAKDAGKELAGKFKIAKKALDNSAGVLM; via the exons ATGACTG gAAAGGAAGAGCAGAAGTCTCGCAAGGAGAAGCGAAAGGAAGCGAGATCGGAGAAGCACAAGCTGCGGTTTCTCTCTTGGGTTCAGCACCAG GGTGGCAAAAATAAGAAGACGACAGTGGTGTCCATGGAACCTAGTCCAGCAGAGGAGGTAAAACCAAAGAAAGAACccaagaagaggaggagggagcctGAGGATAGCCACAAGCCCAAGTCCAAATTCCAGGAGTATCTTGAAATGGAGATGGGTGGTGCTGCCGTGGGCAGAGAGGAGGATCTGGAGATGGAGAAGAAGCTTGCAAAAAAGCTCAGGGTGAAGAAAGGAAAGCTGGGAGGTCCAGATGATGGTATGGACGATCTTTTTGCGGACCTCGGATTTTGCGGTGACTATGGTTCGGATGGTGAAACAAAAGATACTAAACCAGAAAAGAAAAAACGGAGCAGGAAAAATAAGAATGTGAAAGATGATGCCATGGAGGAGGGCAGTGGGAAGGTAGTGGATGATAATAAGGTAgacaagaagaaaaaaaagaggaaaaataaGAAAGTGAAGGACGATGCTTCGGAGGAACCAGGTGGTGGAGGTGTGGAAATGGCTGAAGAAAGTGATGTATCAGTTcacgaatctgaggatgaagagccTAATGTGGTTGAAACACCCCCGGTGTCAAAGGCGAAGTATGTACCTCCTAGTCTCCGTGCTAtttctagttcagaatcagaagaaATCTCTCTGTTACGCCGGAGAGTGAGAG GACTTCTGAACAGGCTTTCGGAGTCCAATGTGGAGTCTATTACTCAGGAAGTTGCTGCAATTTTTCGT TCGGTTCCACGAGGTATTGGCTGTCAGTTAATTGGTGATGAAGTTTTGGCAAGTTGTTCCCGGGGACCTCGTGGAAACGAACA GTATGCTGCTGTATTTGCAGCCTTTATTGCTGGTATGACATGCTTGGTTGGTATGGACTTTAGTGCCAAAATCCTTTCCTCTCTTGCGAAATCTTTTGAG GATGAGCACTCAAAAGACGATGGGTTATCAGTGAGAAATCTTATGTTACTTTTCTCTTATTTGTGCATATTCGACGTCATTGCATG CGATCTTGTGTATGATCTTCTCTCAGTGCTGAGTGAGCGCTTGACAGAGCTGGATGTCTCAACAGTGTTAACCATCCTGCAGT GCTGTGGAATGAAGCTGCGGGGAGATGACCCAGGTGCAATGAAAGATTTTGTACTCAGCATTCAGAACTCGGTAAGGCAGTCCAAATTGCGCTCAGCTGGCCGAGAAGATGGAAAAGCAGATCTACATAGTAAACGA ATGGAGTTTATGCTTGAGACGATATGTGACATTAAGAACAACAAGAAAAGGTCCAAAGAGGATCCTTCACAGCATACCCGTGTAAAAAAGTGGCTTCAAAAG CTAAAGTCAGAAGATATCCTCTTGCGCGGGCTAAAATGGAGTAAGCTGTTGGATCCTGAGAAAAAAGGGCAGTGGTGGTTGTCAGGGGATGTATCGTCCACAGCAGGCAATGTTGAAGATGTTGCAGCAGTTATCAGCAAGGAGGTTGTAGAGGCACAGAAACTGGTTCAGCTTGCAGCCGCCCAGCGGATGAACACAGATATACGAAGAGCAATCTTTTGCATCATAATGAGCGCTGAAGACTATGTAGACGCTTTTGACAAGATCCTGAGGCTGGACCTATCTGGGAAGCAG GATCGAGAAATTATGAGAGTCATTGTTGACTGTTGTCTGCAAGAAAAGACTTTCAATAAATATTACACAGTCCTTGCCTCCAAGCTATGCAGCCATGATAAGAATCATAAGTTCAGTTTACAG TACTGCATCTGGGACCGTTTTAAGGAGCTAGATGAGATGGAGTTGAGTCGGTCCATGAACCTTGCAAAACTAGTTGCAGAGATGCTCGCAAACTTCTCCTTGTCGCTAGCAACACTGAAGGTTGTCAACCTGGCGAACCCAGTGGAGATGACCCCCAAAAAGACCATGCATTTCAGGATGATGTTTGAGACCTTGATGCAGAAAGAAGACTCGCTTATGTGGAACGTCTTTACCCGTATCGCTGGGAACCCGGAGCTCGAGCTCTTGAGAGATGGAATCGTGATGTTCGTCCGACAGCATGTGATCGCCAAAGACGCAGGGAAGGAGTTGGCTGGCAAATTCAAGATCGCCAAGAAGGCGCTTGATAACTCTGCTGGAGTTTTGATGTAA